In Paenibacillus ihbetae, the following are encoded in one genomic region:
- a CDS encoding glycoside hydrolase family 127 protein, with product MRVVTERSAAVPLQQVKLNDPFWSRYIRLVREVVIPYQYEALHDRIPGVEPSHAVANFRIAAGREQGEYKGMVFQDSDVAKWLEAAAYSLAIHPDPKLEQQVDELIDLIADAQQPDGYLNTYFTVKEPTKRWTNLTDCHELYCAGHLIEAAVAHYRATGKRKLLDVACRFADYIDTVFGPEEGKIHGFDGHQEIELALVKLYEATHEEKYLRLAQYFIDERGREPHFFHQEWERRGKSSFYASVSGAPHLPYHQSHLPVREQKVAVGHSVRAVYMYTAMADLAARTGDASLMKACENLWDNIVHKQMYITGGIGSTHHGEAFTIDYDLPNDTVYAETCASIGLIFFARRMLELSPKSEYADVMERALYNTVIGSMAQDGTHFFYVNPLEVWPDACRHNPGKHHVKPVRPGWFACACCPPNVARLLTSLGEYVYTSNEDTLFAHLYIGGETAVSLRSNTVKVKQTSELPWSGNVTFTVEPQQAAEWTLALRIPGWCRGQAVIRVNGEETAGLIREGYAYITRTWASGDTLELALSLDILQVRAHPLVRANAGKAAIQRGPLVYCWESVDNGAPISAVTLAADPKLNSRFDPDLPGGAVVIEGAGWREEAESWNGELYRAAPRQAKSATLKAIPYYLWGNRGENEMAVWIREEASLV from the coding sequence ATGAGAGTTGTGACCGAACGATCCGCTGCGGTGCCGCTTCAACAGGTTAAGCTGAACGATCCCTTCTGGTCCCGCTATATCCGGCTGGTAAGGGAAGTGGTCATCCCTTATCAATACGAGGCGCTTCATGACCGGATTCCGGGAGTGGAGCCGAGTCACGCGGTTGCCAACTTCCGTATCGCGGCCGGCAGGGAGCAGGGCGAATATAAAGGCATGGTATTTCAAGACAGCGATGTGGCGAAATGGCTGGAGGCTGCGGCTTATTCCCTGGCCATTCACCCTGATCCGAAGCTGGAGCAGCAGGTGGACGAGCTGATTGACCTGATTGCCGATGCCCAGCAGCCGGACGGCTATTTGAATACGTATTTTACGGTAAAAGAGCCAACTAAACGCTGGACCAACCTGACGGACTGCCATGAGCTGTACTGCGCCGGGCATCTGATCGAAGCTGCGGTGGCCCACTACCGTGCAACCGGCAAACGGAAGCTGCTGGATGTGGCCTGCCGGTTCGCCGATTATATCGATACGGTATTCGGACCGGAAGAGGGCAAAATCCATGGCTTTGACGGTCACCAGGAGATTGAGCTGGCGCTTGTGAAATTATATGAGGCTACCCATGAGGAGAAGTATTTGCGGCTAGCCCAATACTTTATCGACGAGCGGGGACGGGAGCCGCATTTTTTCCACCAAGAGTGGGAACGGCGCGGAAAAAGCTCCTTCTATGCTTCGGTATCCGGAGCTCCCCATCTCCCTTATCATCAGAGTCACCTGCCGGTCAGGGAGCAGAAGGTAGCGGTGGGCCACTCGGTGCGTGCCGTCTATATGTATACTGCGATGGCCGATTTGGCCGCCCGCACCGGAGATGCATCACTGATGAAGGCATGCGAGAATCTGTGGGATAACATTGTCCATAAACAAATGTACATTACCGGCGGGATCGGCTCGACCCACCACGGCGAGGCGTTTACGATCGATTACGATCTTCCGAACGATACTGTCTATGCGGAGACCTGTGCTTCGATTGGCCTGATCTTCTTCGCCCGGCGGATGCTGGAGTTGTCGCCGAAATCCGAGTATGCGGACGTGATGGAGCGGGCGCTGTACAACACGGTAATCGGCAGCATGGCGCAGGACGGCACCCATTTCTTCTACGTTAATCCGCTGGAGGTGTGGCCGGATGCCTGCCGTCATAATCCGGGCAAGCATCACGTGAAGCCGGTCCGGCCGGGCTGGTTCGCATGCGCCTGCTGTCCGCCGAATGTGGCAAGGCTGCTGACTTCACTCGGCGAGTACGTGTATACCTCGAATGAGGATACGTTGTTTGCCCATCTTTACATCGGCGGCGAGACAGCGGTGTCCCTTCGCAGTAACACCGTAAAGGTCAAGCAGACCAGCGAGCTGCCGTGGAGCGGGAACGTTACTTTTACCGTTGAACCGCAGCAGGCGGCGGAGTGGACGCTGGCTCTGCGCATCCCGGGGTGGTGCCGCGGCCAAGCCGTGATCCGCGTGAACGGAGAGGAGACGGCAGGCTTGATCCGGGAGGGCTATGCTTACATAACCCGAACCTGGGCTTCGGGCGATACGCTGGAGCTTGCGCTCTCGCTTGATATTCTTCAGGTAAGAGCCCATCCGCTGGTTCGTGCAAATGCCGGCAAAGCGGCCATTCAGCGGGGACCGCTTGTATACTGTTGGGAGAGCGTCGATAATGGCGCGCCAATCTCGGCCGTTACCCTGGCGGCTGATCCGAAGTTAAATTCGCGATTCGATCCGGATTTGCCGGGAGGCGCCGTGGTCATCGAGGGAGCCGGCTGGCGGGAAGAGGCGGAGTCCTGGAATGGAGAATTGTACCGGGCAGCGCCGCGGCAGGCGAAATCCGCGACATTAAAGGCAATTCCGTATTATCTGTGGGGGAATCGAGGGGAGAACGAGATGGCCGTGTGGATCCGGGAAGAAGCAAGCCTGGTGTAA
- a CDS encoding glutathione peroxidase produces the protein MTIYDYEVTTITGEREKLEKYRGHVLLIVNTATKCGFAPQFSGLEKLHQTYRDQGLAVLGFPSSQFMNQELEDNASIEEACKLNHGVTFPLFAKIDVNGTDAHPLYKHLTQEAPGVLGSKAIKWNFTKFLVDREGKVVKRFAPADTPEKIEEHIKKLLQA, from the coding sequence ATGACCATTTATGATTACGAGGTAACGACAATCACCGGCGAACGCGAGAAGCTCGAGAAATATCGCGGCCACGTGCTGTTAATCGTAAATACTGCGACCAAATGCGGATTCGCCCCTCAATTCAGCGGGCTGGAGAAGCTGCATCAAACGTACCGCGACCAGGGACTGGCCGTGCTCGGCTTCCCCAGCAGCCAGTTTATGAACCAGGAGCTCGAGGACAATGCCTCGATCGAGGAAGCGTGCAAATTGAATCACGGGGTGACCTTTCCCCTCTTCGCCAAGATCGACGTAAACGGCACCGATGCCCATCCCCTGTATAAGCATCTGACCCAAGAAGCGCCAGGCGTGCTCGGCAGTAAAGCCATCAAATGGAACTTCACCAAATTCCTTGTGGACCGGGAGGGGAAGGTAGTCAAGCGGTTCGCCCCGGCCGATACGCCCGAGAAGATCGAAGAGCATATCAAAAAGCTTTTACAGGCATAG